In a single window of the Hypanus sabinus isolate sHypSab1 chromosome 15, sHypSab1.hap1, whole genome shotgun sequence genome:
- the n4bp3 gene encoding NEDD4-binding protein 3-A — translation MAAVHTLSVSSDRNSLYPCSPVNSKCKMGSVGSLMAEKHDLTSDNMKSHRGGNAHNLRQPDGLFKKGLTQRDLLNYLNSTKKGAKPDKRIASGCSSMERCRKDGQNEIYGKDVDLKKNSLPVGGKFEKSQFRPSAFMPVVPKNFSSMQNLYPQQTKDLSDSTASLNVFSKMDHSPMRNGGEKKDYFRTVSQEEDLSDSGRNSMTSLPPCGTGLKHHIGQISASMGQINHIGSNCIDGGPKEASNSDSSRFSCKSMAVLSRLDPQGNMSPSCELSRSMEDVVRELEDRLHEKEVELKHVRRNLDESEDAIAQVFEDKQRLWEKEMEELKRIYASKLRQVAQQAQHAQRTLQLQVFKIKQEKRKLQEDFDKLLLECEQLKSQCTSYRQEQDDLTPKLEETKWEVRQKAGEIALLKQQLRDSQAEVAGKLSELFSLKALLQEVRVELCTKDEQMLLLKNSLQAQTKQLAKSTNALQQEDRILLQEACLERDGASEEMKGLLNKETDDLKARSFHGDTTQGLVLQIERLKAELLLERRQCEAQAANFEIERSTWQDEKEKVIQYQKQLQSSYLEMYQRNQALEQEIRVIAAKVELTDNDVKQNLPWIERIESSEI, via the exons ATGGCTGCAGTCCACACCTTATCTGTATCTAGTGATCGCAACAGCCTGTATCCTTGTTCTCCAGTTAACAGCAAGTGcaaaatgggaagtgtgggtagTCTAATGGCTGAAAAACATGACCTCACAAGTGATAATATGAAGAGTCATCGAGGTGGGAACGCACACAACCTCAGGCAGCCAGACGGGCTCTTTAAAAAAGGACTGACCCAAAGAGACCTGTTGAACTATCTTAACAGCACCAAAAAAGGAGCAAAACCGGACAAAAGGATTGCATCCGGATGTTCTTCCATGGAACGCTGCcgaaaagacggacagaatgagaTTTATGGAAAGGACGTTGACCTAAAAAAGAATTCACTTCCTGTTGGAGGGAAATTTGAAAAG TCACAATTCCGACCCTCTGCATTCATGCCGGTGGTGCCAAAGAACTTCAGTTCAATGCAGAATCTGTATCCACAACAGACCAAGGACCTGAGCGACAGTACAGCCAGCCTCAACGTCTTCAGCAAGATGGACCATTCTCCCATGAGGAATGGAGGTGAAAAGAAGGATTACTTCAGGACAGTCAGTCAAGAGGAGGACCTGTCTGACTCTGGGCGGAATTCCATGACGAGCCTCCCTCCCTGCGGAACAGGCCTGAAGCACCACATAGGGCAGATAAGTGCCTCCATGGGGCAAATTAACCACATTGGCTCAAACTGCATTGATGGGGGACCCAAGGAGGCTTCTAACTCTGACAGCAGCCGTTTCTCCTGCAAGAGCATGGCAGTCCTGAGCCGGCTGGACCCCCAGGGCAACATGTCCCCTTCCTGCGAGCTGTCACGATCGATGGAGGACGTCGTCAGAGAGCTGGAAGACCGGCTTCACGAGAAGGAGGTGGAGCTGAAACACGTGAGAAGGAACCTGGACGAGAGCGAGGATGCCATTGCCCAGGTGTTCGAGGATAAGCAAAGGCTCTGGGAGAAAGAGATGGAAGAACTGAAGCGAATCTACGCCAGCAAGCTGCGCCAGGTGGCCCAGCAGGCCCAGCACGCCCAGCGAACTCTCCAGCTGCAGGTCTTCAAGATCAAGCAGGAGAAGAGGAAACTGCAGGAGGATTTTGACAAGTTGCTGCTGGAATGTGAGCAGCTCAAAAGCCAGTGTACATCTTATCGACAGGAGCAAGATGACTTAACGCCAAAGCTGGAGGAGACCAAATGGGAG GTCCGTCAGAAGGCTGGTGAGATCGCCCTGCTAAAGCAGCAACTGCGAGACTCGCAGGCAGAGGTGGCGGGGAAACTGAGTGAGCTGTTCAGCTTGAAAGCGCTGCTCCAAGAAGTCCGAGTGGAGCTCTGTACCAAAGATGAACAGATGTTGCTGCTAAAGAATTCTCTGCAGGCCCAAACCAAGCAATTAGCTAAAAGCACAAACGCACTACAGCAGGAGGACCGCATCTTACTCCAAGAAGCCTGCCTGGAGAGAGATGGAGCATCCGAAGAAATGAAAGGCTTGTTGAACAAGGAGACCGATGATCTGAAGGCCAGGAGCTTTCATGGTGACACCACCCAAGGTCTTGTCCTCCAGATTGAGAGACTGAAAGCCGAACTGTTATTGGAACGAAGGCAGTGTGAAGCCCAAGCTGCCAATTTTGAAATTGAGAGAAGTACCTGGCAGGACGAAAAGGAAAAAGTCATCCAGTATCAGAAACAACTGCAGTCTAGCTATCTAGAGATGTACCAAAGAAACCAAGCCCTTGAACAAGAAATTCGGGTTATTGCAGCCAAAGTAGAACTAACGGACAACGATGTCAAACAGAACCTACCATGGATCGAAAGGATCGAATCCTCTGAGATATGA